From Bradyrhizobium symbiodeficiens, the proteins below share one genomic window:
- a CDS encoding type III PLP-dependent enzyme, whose amino-acid sequence MTERIQEFLRNRRSEGQDTEPCLVVDLEVVRDNYQTFAKALPDSRVFYAVKANPAPEVLSLLASMGSCFDTATVAEIEMALAAGATPDRISFGNTIKKERDIARAFALGIRLFAVDCTAEIEKIARAAPGAKVFCRILYDCAGAEWPLSRKFGCDPEMAVEVLDAAKRLGLEPCGISFHVGSQQRKVKAWDRALAMASQVFRDCAERGINLTMVNMGGGFPTKYLKDVPPVVTYGRSIFRALRKHFGNQIPETIIEPGRGMVGNAGIIESEVVLISKKSDEDEVRWVYLDIGKFGGLAETMDESIRYAIRTRHDGADMTPCVLAGPTCDSADVLYEKSPYPLPVTLEIGDKVLIEGTGAYTSTYSAVAFNGIPPLRTYHI is encoded by the coding sequence ATGACCGAACGTATTCAGGAATTCCTGCGCAACCGCCGCAGCGAGGGCCAGGACACCGAGCCTTGCCTCGTGGTCGACCTCGAAGTCGTGCGCGACAATTACCAGACCTTCGCCAAGGCGCTGCCCGACAGCCGTGTGTTCTATGCCGTCAAGGCGAACCCGGCGCCGGAAGTGCTGTCGCTGCTCGCGTCCATGGGCTCCTGCTTCGACACCGCGACGGTCGCCGAGATCGAGATGGCGCTGGCCGCGGGTGCGACGCCCGACCGCATCTCCTTCGGCAACACGATCAAGAAGGAGCGCGACATCGCGCGCGCCTTCGCGCTCGGCATTCGCCTGTTCGCTGTCGATTGCACCGCCGAAATCGAGAAGATCGCCCGTGCCGCTCCCGGCGCGAAGGTGTTCTGCCGTATCCTCTATGACTGCGCCGGCGCCGAGTGGCCGCTGTCGCGCAAGTTCGGCTGCGACCCGGAAATGGCCGTCGAGGTGCTCGACGCTGCCAAGCGCCTGGGTCTGGAGCCGTGCGGCATCTCCTTCCATGTCGGCTCGCAGCAGCGCAAGGTGAAGGCGTGGGACCGTGCGCTGGCGATGGCCTCGCAGGTGTTCCGCGACTGCGCCGAGCGCGGCATCAACCTGACCATGGTCAACATGGGCGGCGGCTTCCCGACCAAGTATCTGAAGGACGTGCCGCCGGTTGTGACCTACGGCCGATCGATCTTCCGCGCGCTGCGCAAGCACTTCGGCAACCAGATTCCGGAGACCATCATCGAGCCGGGCCGCGGCATGGTGGGCAACGCCGGCATTATCGAATCCGAGGTCGTGCTCATCTCGAAGAAGAGCGACGAGGACGAGGTGCGGTGGGTGTATCTCGACATCGGCAAGTTCGGCGGTCTCGCCGAGACGATGGACGAGTCGATCCGCTACGCCATCCGCACCCGTCACGACGGCGCGGACATGACGCCGTGCGTGCTCGCAGGTCCGACCTGCGACAGCGCCGACGTGCTGTACGAGAAGAGCCCGTATCCGCTCCCCGTCACGCTTGAGATCGGCGACAAGGTGCTGATCGAAGGCACCGGGGCCTATACGTCGACCTACTCGGCGGTGGCGTTCAACGGCATCCCGCCGCTGAGGACCTACCACATCTGA
- a CDS encoding MAPEG family protein produces the protein MTLAEWCVFGALLLYLSTIAAIKWIRFRRFDNSRPRDPAFYDDALSQRALGAHQNGIETFPFFAFAVLLAEYRDSPQRLIDELAALFLIVRLAYVLTYLGNRPTLRSILWTIGFAINLGIFFMPALKRFLPV, from the coding sequence ATGACACTCGCGGAATGGTGCGTCTTCGGAGCGCTGCTGCTCTATCTGTCTACGATCGCCGCGATCAAATGGATCAGGTTTCGGCGCTTCGACAATTCCCGGCCGCGCGACCCCGCCTTCTACGATGACGCGCTCTCGCAGCGCGCGCTCGGCGCACACCAGAACGGCATCGAGACCTTCCCGTTCTTCGCCTTCGCGGTACTTCTCGCCGAATACCGGGACTCACCGCAGCGGCTGATCGACGAGCTCGCGGCACTTTTCCTCATCGTGCGCCTCGCCTATGTGCTGACCTATCTCGGCAACCGCCCGACGCTGCGCTCGATCCTCTGGACCATCGGCTTTGCGATCAATCTCGGGATCTTCTTCATGCCGGCGCTGAAGCGGTTCTTGCCGGTGTGA
- a CDS encoding nickel/cobalt transporter produces MKPKLSPLARGLVACAALVAVLVVADAALHDVLAQNPFGAPKPAQAAEPEASGIIGWLLAKQSEFYRQMSSTIRAAKSDGSAVWTLLFISFAYGIFHAAGPGHGKAVIASYLVANRETARRGIALSFASALMQSLVAILIVGISAWVLNATAKTMCKAEGAIEIASYGLIALFGLRLVWVKGRTFIRALQAVQPVPALAGVPHDHDHGHHHHHDAHDHHDHGHRHDHDHDHAHAQAHHGHDHVHDEHCGHSHGPTPSELAGPGGWRRGFAAILTVGIRPCSGAILVLVFALAQGLFWAGIAATFLMGIGTAITVAAIAVVAVSAKDIATRLSAGRDGGGALFMRGIEFAAAGVVLLFGTGLLLGYIAAERTTCF; encoded by the coding sequence TTGAAGCCAAAGCTCTCCCCGCTTGCCCGCGGGCTTGTTGCCTGCGCCGCGCTTGTCGCCGTGCTGGTGGTGGCCGATGCCGCGCTTCACGATGTCCTCGCGCAAAATCCGTTCGGCGCGCCGAAGCCGGCGCAAGCCGCTGAACCCGAGGCCAGCGGGATCATCGGCTGGCTGCTGGCAAAGCAGTCGGAATTCTATCGCCAGATGTCGTCGACCATCCGCGCCGCAAAGTCCGACGGCTCGGCGGTGTGGACGCTGCTCTTCATCTCATTTGCGTACGGCATTTTCCACGCCGCCGGCCCTGGCCACGGCAAGGCGGTGATCGCTTCCTACCTCGTCGCCAACCGTGAGACCGCGCGGCGCGGCATCGCACTGTCGTTCGCCTCGGCGCTGATGCAGTCGCTGGTGGCGATCCTGATCGTCGGCATTTCGGCCTGGGTGCTGAATGCGACCGCGAAAACCATGTGCAAGGCGGAAGGCGCGATCGAGATCGCGAGCTATGGCCTGATTGCGCTGTTCGGCCTGCGGCTGGTGTGGGTCAAGGGCCGCACGTTCATCAGGGCGCTGCAAGCGGTCCAGCCGGTGCCGGCGCTCGCCGGCGTGCCGCACGACCATGATCACGGTCATCACCATCATCATGATGCCCACGATCATCACGATCACGGACATCGCCACGATCATGATCATGATCATGCCCACGCCCAGGCCCATCACGGGCATGACCACGTCCATGACGAACATTGCGGCCATTCCCATGGCCCCACGCCGAGCGAGCTCGCCGGCCCCGGCGGCTGGCGGCGCGGGTTCGCCGCGATCCTCACCGTCGGCATCCGCCCCTGCTCGGGCGCGATCCTGGTGCTGGTGTTCGCGCTGGCCCAGGGACTGTTCTGGGCCGGCATCGCCGCGACCTTCCTGATGGGGATCGGCACTGCGATCACGGTCGCGGCCATCGCGGTCGTCGCCGTCTCCGCCAAGGACATTGCCACCCGCCTCAGCGCCGGGCGCGACGGCGGCGGTGCGCTGTTCATGCGCGGCATCGAATTCGCGGCCGCGGGCGTCGTGCTGCTGTTCGGCACAGGTCTCTTGTTGGGTTACATCGCGGCCGAACGGACCACGTGTTTCTAG
- a CDS encoding GNAT family N-acetyltransferase, giving the protein MTAFRKPQIALTSKATPFVIRAERAADVAVREALLDACFGETRHGRTCQRLRDGRAPAAGLALSAVREGNVVGTVRLWHVSAGGRPALVLGPLAVDPACRELGIGAALMQQALAAARARGHEAVILLGDAAYYARFGFSPERTGALMLPGPFERDRLLAIEFQTGALDGANGMIVPTGAALPKRRGVRALQAHAA; this is encoded by the coding sequence ATGACTGCTTTTCGGAAGCCACAGATCGCCCTCACCTCGAAAGCCACTCCGTTCGTGATCCGCGCGGAGCGTGCTGCCGACGTCGCTGTGCGTGAAGCGCTGCTCGATGCCTGCTTTGGCGAGACCCGCCACGGCCGCACCTGCCAACGCCTGCGCGATGGACGCGCACCTGCCGCGGGGCTTGCCCTGTCGGCGGTGCGCGAGGGCAACGTCGTGGGAACCGTGCGGCTGTGGCACGTCAGCGCCGGAGGCAGGCCCGCTCTGGTCCTCGGACCACTGGCGGTGGATCCTGCCTGCCGCGAGCTCGGGATCGGCGCCGCGCTGATGCAACAAGCGCTGGCCGCCGCCCGGGCGCGCGGGCATGAAGCCGTGATCCTGCTCGGCGATGCGGCTTATTATGCCCGCTTCGGCTTCTCGCCAGAGAGGACCGGCGCATTGATGCTGCCCGGCCCGTTCGAACGAGACCGGTTGCTGGCGATCGAATTCCAGACCGGTGCGCTGGATGGCGCCAACGGGATGATCGTCCCGACCGGCGCGGCCCTGCCCAAACGGAGGGGAGTTCGCGCCCTCCAGGCGCACGCGGCCTAA
- a CDS encoding M3 family metallopeptidase yields the protein MSEPRQITDSETNPLLKAWVTPFATPPFDEIEPEHFLPAFEQAFADHSAEIAAITSDPAAVDFANTITALERSGKLLSKVASVFYDLVSAHSNPAILEIDKEVSLRMARHWNPIMMNAVLFGRIAQLHENRAKLDLSPEQLRLLERTYTRFHRAGAGLSDEAKTRMAEINERLAQLGTSFSHHLLGDEQDWVMELGEADRQGLPESFVASAKAAAEERGMEGKAIVTLSRSSVEQFLKSSARRDLREKAYKAFTARGDNGNANDNNGTIVEVLKLREESAKLLGYPTFAAYRLEDSMAKTPDAVRSLLERVWKPARARALADRDDMQALIAEEGGNFKLAPWDWRFYAEKLRLQRANFDDSAIKPYLSLDNMIAAAFDCATRLFGVTFDERKDVPVWHPDVRVWEMKGPDGKHKALFYGDYFARPSKRSGAWMTSLRDQQKLDGEVAPLVLNICNFAKGAGGEPSLLSPDDARTLFHEFGHGLHGMLSNVTYPSLSGTSVFTDFVELPSQLYEHWQERPEVLQKFARHYQTGEPLPDELLQRFLAARKFNQGFATVEFVSSALVDLEFHTQPAAAAQDVRAFERRELEKIGMPEEIALRHRPTQFGHIFTGDHYAAGYYSYMWSEVMDADAFGAFEEAGDIFDPAVAKRLHDDIYSSGGSLDPEAAYEAFRGRPPEPDALLRRRGLLDDAKAA from the coding sequence ATGTCAGAACCCCGCCAAATTACGGACTCCGAGACCAACCCGCTGCTGAAGGCCTGGGTGACGCCGTTTGCGACCCCGCCCTTCGACGAGATCGAGCCGGAGCACTTCCTGCCGGCCTTCGAGCAGGCCTTTGCCGACCATTCCGCCGAGATCGCGGCGATCACCAGCGATCCGGCGGCGGTCGACTTCGCCAACACCATCACGGCGCTGGAGCGCTCGGGCAAGCTGCTGAGCAAGGTGGCGTCCGTGTTCTACGACCTCGTGTCGGCGCATTCCAACCCGGCCATCCTGGAGATCGACAAGGAGGTCTCGCTGCGGATGGCAAGGCACTGGAATCCGATCATGATGAACGCCGTGCTGTTCGGCCGCATCGCCCAGCTGCACGAGAACCGCGCCAAGCTGGATCTTTCTCCAGAGCAGCTTCGCCTGCTGGAGCGCACCTATACCCGTTTCCACCGCGCCGGAGCCGGCCTCTCCGATGAGGCCAAGACGCGGATGGCCGAGATCAACGAGAGGCTCGCCCAGCTCGGCACCAGCTTCAGCCATCATCTGCTCGGCGACGAGCAGGACTGGGTCATGGAGCTGGGGGAGGCCGACCGCCAGGGCCTGCCGGAGAGCTTCGTCGCCAGCGCCAAGGCTGCGGCAGAAGAGCGCGGCATGGAAGGCAAGGCCATCGTCACGCTGTCGCGCTCCTCGGTCGAACAGTTCCTGAAGAGCTCCGCCCGGCGTGATCTGCGCGAGAAGGCCTATAAGGCTTTCACCGCGCGGGGCGACAACGGCAATGCCAACGACAACAATGGAACCATCGTCGAGGTCCTGAAGCTGCGCGAAGAGAGCGCCAAGCTGCTGGGCTATCCGACCTTCGCCGCTTACAGGCTGGAGGACTCCATGGCCAAGACGCCGGACGCGGTGCGGAGCCTCTTGGAACGGGTCTGGAAGCCGGCGCGGGCGCGGGCGCTTGCCGACCGCGACGACATGCAGGCGCTGATTGCGGAAGAGGGCGGCAATTTCAAGCTTGCCCCCTGGGACTGGCGCTTCTACGCCGAAAAGCTGCGCCTTCAGCGCGCCAATTTCGACGATTCCGCGATCAAGCCGTATCTTTCGCTCGACAACATGATCGCCGCCGCCTTCGACTGCGCCACGCGCCTGTTCGGCGTCACCTTCGATGAGCGCAAGGACGTTCCGGTCTGGCATCCCGACGTCCGGGTCTGGGAGATGAAGGGGCCGGACGGCAAGCACAAGGCGCTGTTCTACGGCGACTACTTCGCTCGGCCGTCGAAGCGCTCCGGCGCCTGGATGACCTCGCTGCGCGACCAGCAAAAGCTCGACGGCGAGGTCGCGCCGCTGGTTCTCAACATCTGCAATTTCGCCAAGGGCGCCGGCGGCGAGCCTTCGCTGCTGTCGCCCGACGATGCCCGCACCCTGTTCCACGAGTTCGGCCACGGCCTGCACGGCATGCTCTCCAACGTGACCTATCCGTCGCTGTCGGGCACCTCCGTGTTCACCGATTTCGTCGAGCTGCCGTCGCAGCTCTACGAGCACTGGCAGGAGCGGCCCGAGGTGCTGCAGAAATTCGCCCGTCATTACCAGACAGGCGAGCCGCTGCCCGACGAGTTGCTGCAACGCTTCCTGGCCGCGCGAAAATTCAACCAGGGCTTTGCCACGGTCGAGTTCGTCTCCTCGGCGCTGGTCGATCTCGAATTCCACACCCAGCCGGCCGCCGCCGCGCAGGATGTCCGCGCCTTCGAGAGACGCGAGCTGGAGAAGATCGGCATGCCCGAGGAGATCGCGCTGCGTCACCGTCCGACCCAGTTCGGCCACATCTTCACCGGCGATCATTATGCCGCCGGCTATTACAGCTACATGTGGTCGGAGGTGATGGACGCCGACGCCTTCGGCGCGTTCGAGGAGGCCGGCGACATCTTCGATCCCGCCGTCGCCAAGCGTCTGCATGACGACATCTATTCGAGTGGCGGATCGCTCGATCCGGAAGCCGCCTATGAGGCTTTCCGCGGTCGTCCTCCGGAACCCGACGCGCTGCTCCGCCGCCGCGGCCTGCTCGACGACGCGAAGGCCGCCTGA
- the hemH gene encoding ferrochelatase, giving the protein MTSVVPSEAARPAAESVLPRAGVLLINLGTPDTADAPGVRVYLKEFLSDARVIEDQGLIWKAVLNGIILRSRPRAKALDYQKIWNTEKNESPLKTITRSQSDKLAAALSDRAHVVVDWAMRYGNPSIKSGIDALIAKGCERILAVPLYPQYSASTSATVCDEVFRVLARLRNQPTLRVTPPYYEDAAYIEALAVSIETHLATLSFKPELIVASFHGMPKSYVEKGDPYQSHCIATTAALRRRLGMDETKLLLTFQSRFGNAEWLQPYTDKTMERLAKEGVRRLAVVTPGFSSDCLETLEEIAQENAEIFKHNGGEEFSAIPCLNDSDPGMDVIRTLVLRELQGWI; this is encoded by the coding sequence ATGACCAGTGTCGTTCCCAGCGAGGCCGCGAGACCGGCCGCCGAATCCGTCCTGCCGCGCGCTGGCGTGCTCCTGATCAATCTCGGAACGCCCGACACGGCCGATGCGCCGGGCGTGCGGGTCTATCTCAAGGAGTTCCTCTCGGACGCCCGCGTCATCGAGGACCAGGGCCTGATCTGGAAAGCCGTGCTGAACGGGATCATCCTGCGCAGCCGTCCCCGCGCCAAGGCGCTCGACTACCAGAAGATCTGGAACACCGAGAAGAACGAGTCGCCGCTGAAGACCATTACGCGGTCGCAGAGCGACAAGCTGGCCGCCGCCCTGTCGGACCGCGCTCACGTCGTGGTGGACTGGGCGATGCGCTACGGCAATCCCTCGATCAAATCCGGCATCGACGCGTTGATCGCGAAAGGCTGCGAGCGCATCCTGGCGGTCCCGCTCTATCCGCAATATTCCGCCTCGACCTCGGCGACGGTCTGCGACGAAGTGTTCCGGGTGCTCGCCCGTTTGCGTAACCAGCCGACGCTGCGGGTGACGCCGCCTTATTACGAGGACGCGGCCTATATCGAGGCGCTTGCGGTCTCGATCGAAACCCATCTGGCGACGCTGTCCTTCAAGCCGGAGCTGATCGTGGCGTCGTTCCACGGCATGCCGAAATCCTATGTCGAGAAGGGCGATCCCTATCAGAGCCACTGCATCGCCACCACGGCGGCGCTGCGTCGCCGGCTCGGTATGGACGAGACGAAGCTACTGCTGACCTTCCAGTCGCGCTTCGGCAATGCCGAGTGGCTCCAGCCCTACACCGACAAGACCATGGAGCGGCTCGCGAAGGAGGGCGTGCGCCGCCTCGCCGTGGTGACGCCAGGCTTTTCCTCCGACTGCCTGGAGACGCTGGAGGAGATCGCGCAGGAGAACGCCGAGATCTTCAAGCACAACGGCGGTGAGGAGTTTTCCGCAATCCCCTGCCTCAACGACAGCGACCCCGGCATGGACGTGATCCGCACCCTCGTGCTGCGCGAGCTCCAGGGCTGGATTTGA
- a CDS encoding DUF1007 family protein produces MGVRALFGLLLAAGLSLAAGAAHAHPHVWITATSELLYAGDGSITGVRHAWKFDDMFSAYAVQGLESKTKGAYTREELGPLAQTNVESLKEYAYFTFARADGKKERFNEPVDYFLDYKDTVLTLHFTLPLKNPVKPKQLVLEVFDRSYFIDFQMAKDNPVKLVGAPAGCQMKLDRPSDGSAMAQKLNEQTFLNGENSNFGMMFANKITVDCP; encoded by the coding sequence ATGGGCGTGCGCGCCCTGTTCGGCTTGCTGCTCGCTGCCGGCCTGTCACTCGCGGCGGGCGCGGCGCACGCCCATCCGCATGTCTGGATCACCGCGACCAGCGAGCTGCTCTACGCCGGCGACGGCTCGATCACCGGCGTCCGTCACGCCTGGAAGTTCGACGACATGTTCTCGGCCTATGCGGTGCAGGGGCTCGAGAGCAAGACCAAGGGCGCCTATACGCGCGAGGAGCTCGGGCCGCTGGCGCAGACCAATGTCGAGTCGCTGAAGGAATACGCCTACTTCACCTTTGCGCGAGCCGACGGCAAGAAGGAGCGTTTTAACGAGCCGGTCGACTACTTCCTCGACTACAAGGACACGGTGCTGACCCTGCACTTCACGCTGCCGCTGAAGAACCCGGTCAAGCCCAAGCAGCTGGTGCTCGAAGTGTTCGACCGCTCCTACTTCATCGACTTCCAGATGGCCAAGGACAATCCGGTCAAGCTGGTGGGCGCGCCCGCGGGCTGCCAGATGAAGCTGGACCGGCCCAGCGACGGCTCCGCCATGGCCCAGAAGCTCAATGAGCAGACGTTCCTGAACGGCGAAAACAGCAATTTCGGCATGATGTTCGCCAACAAGATCACGGTGGATTGCCCTTGA